One part of the Vidua chalybeata isolate OUT-0048 chromosome 11, bVidCha1 merged haplotype, whole genome shotgun sequence genome encodes these proteins:
- the COG4 gene encoding conserved oligomeric Golgi complex subunit 4, translating to MAAATAPGPKAPPGESGGPAASALSMERIQSLTDLADLEAAYSRLCEEEKVVQEELDSLLEQQSTIENKMVALHRMGPNLQLIEGDAQQLAGMITFTCNLAENVSSKVRQLDLAKNRLYQAIQRADDILDLKFCMDGVQTALRNEDYEQAAAHIHRYLSLDKSVIELSRQGKEGGIIDANLKLLQEAEQRLKTIVTEKFDAAMKQGDLPQVERFFKIFPLLGLHEEGLSKFSEYLCKQVANKAEENLQLVMGTDMSDRRAAVIFADTLTLLFEGIARIVETHQPIVETYYGPGRLYTLIKHLQVECDRQVEKVVDKFIKERDYHRQFQQVQNSMMRSSSAEKIEPRELDPILTEVTLMNARSELYLRFIKRRIMADFEVGDAMASEEVKQEHQKYLDKLLNNCLLSCTMQELIGYYITMEEYFMRETVNKAVAMDSYEKGQLTSSMVDDVFYIVKKCIGRALSSSSIDCLCAMINHSTTELESDFREVLYNKLKQGFPATTFQDFQRGVTSAVNIMHSSLQQGKFDTKGIESTDEAKQSFLVTLNNVEVSSENIMTLKKTLESDCSKLLSQGFGGEQAQAKIESCLSDMAAVSNKFRDLLQEGLNELNSTAIKPQVKPWINLFLSVSHNIEEEEFSDYEANDPWVQQFIVNLEQQMTEFKAGLSPVIYDTLTGLMTSLIAIELEKVLLKSTFSRLGGLQFDKELRSLIAYLTTVTTWTIRDKFARLSQMATILNLERVTEILDYWGPNSGPLTWRLTPAEVRQVLALRIDFRSEDIKRLRL from the exons atggcggcggccaCGGCGCCGGGGCCGAAGGCGCCGCCAGGGGAAAGtggcggccccgccgcctccgcTCTGTCCATGGAGCGGATCCAGTCGCTGACCGATCTGGCGGACCTGGAGGCCGCCTACAGCCGGCTGTGTGAGGAGGAG aaagtcgtgcaggaagagctggattccctcctggagcagcaaagCACTATAGAGAATAAGATGGTTGCTCTTCATCGCATGGG CCCTAACCTGCAGCTGATCGAGGGGGAtgcccagcagctggcagggatgATCACCTTCACCTGCAACCTGGCCGAGAATGTCAGCAGCAAAGTCCGTCAGCTCGACCTTGCCAAG aacCGACTCTATCAGGCCATTCAGAGAGCTGATGACATCCTTGACCTGAAGTTCTGCATGGATGGAGTTCAGACAGCCCTGAGAAATGAAGACTATGAGCAAGCAGCAGCTCATATCCATCGCTATCTGTCTCTGGACAAGTCAGTGATTGAGCTCAGTCGTCAGGGCAAGGAAG GGGGAATAATTGATGCTAACCTGAAActcctgcaggaagcagagcagcGCCTGAAGACAATTGTTACGGAGAAATTTGATGCAGCTATGAAGCAGGGAGACCTGCCCCAGGTGGAACGGTTCTTCAAGATCTTTCCTCTGCTAGGTTTACATGAAGAGGGGCTGAGCAAGTTCTCTGAGTACCTCTGCAAGCAG GTGGCCAACAAAGCAGAAGAGAACCTGCAGCTGGTGATGGGGACAGACATGAGCGACCGTCGAGCTGCTGTCATCTTTGCAGATACCCTGACGCTCCTCTTCGAAG gGATTGCTCGCATTGTGGAGACCCACCAGCCCATCGTGGAGACCTACTACGGGCCAGGGAGGCTCTACACCCTCATCAAGCACCTGCAGGTGGAGTGTGACCGGCAGGTGGAGAAGGTTGTGGACAAGTTCATCAAGGAGAGGGACTATCACAGGCAG TTCCAGCAAGTCCAGAATAGCATGATGAGAAGTTCTTCTGCAGAGAAGATTGAACCAAG GGAGCTTGACCCTATTTTAACAGAAGTCACTCTGATGAATGCCCGCAGTGAGCTCTACTTGAGATTCATCAAGAGACGAATAATGGCTGATTTTGAGGTGGGAGATGCCATGGCCTCAGAGGAGGTAAAGCAAG AGCATCAAAAATACCTGGACAAGCTCCTCAACAACTGTCTACTGAGCTGCACCATGCAAGAGCTCATTGGCTACTACATCACCATGGAGGAATACTTCATGAGGGAGACTGTCAACAAG GCTGTTGCCATGGACAGCTACGAGAAGGGCCAGCTCACCTCCAGCATGGTGGATGATGTGTTTTATATAGTGAAGAAGTGCATTGGGCGTGCTCTGTCCAGCTCCAGCATAGACTGTCTCTGTGCTATGATCAACCACTCCACCACCGAGCTGGAATCTGACTTCAG GGAGGTTCTGTACAACAAGCTGAAGCAGGGCTTCCCAGCCACGACCTTCCAGGACTTCCAGAGAGGGGTGACCAGTGCTGTGAACATCATgcacagcagcctgcagcagggcaaGTTCGACACCAAAGGCATCGAAAGCACGGACGAGGCCAAGCAGTCCTTTCTG gtgacCTTAAACAATGTGGAAGTTAGCAGTGAAAACATCATGACCCTTAAGAAGACTTTGGAG AGTGACTGCAGCAAACTACTTAGCCAAGGATTCGGGGGTGAGCAGGCACAGGCCAAGATTGAGAGCTGCCTCTCAGACATGGCTGCTGTCTCCAACAAATTCCgtgacctgctgcag GAAGGTCTCAATGAGCTCAACAGCACAGCCATCAAACCCCAGGTGAAGCCATGGATCAACTTATTCCTCTCTGTCTCCCACAACATCGAGGAG GAGGAGTTCAGTGACTATGAGGCCAATGATCCCTGGGTCCAGCAGTTCATCGTCAATCTGGAACAGCAGATGACAGAGTTCAAG gctggacTGTCTCCAGTGATTTATGATACTCTCACTGGTCTTATGACCAGTCTCATAGCTATTGAACTGGAGAAAGTGCTGCTCAAATCCACCTTCAGCAGG CTCGGTGGTCTGCAGTTCGACAAGGAGCTGAGGTCCCTCATAGCCTATCTCACCACAGTCACCACATGGACTATCCGTGACAAGTTTGCCCGTCTTTCCCAAATGGCCACCATCCTCAACCTGGAAAGG GTGACAGAGATTCTGGATTACTGGGGTCCAAACTCAGGGCCACTCACCTGGCGCCTTACTCCTGCCGAAGTCCGGCAGGTGCTGGCTCTCCGCATCGACTTCCGCAGTGAGGATATCAAGCGGCTGCGCCTGTAG